The genomic segment tatatatatataactttagAACACAATGAAAAGTCTTAAatcacaattttcttctcaGAAATCAGCATCAACTACAACAGATTATTCATGGGGATAGTGAGTTGATCTTGATGGCTAGTAGCTTCCTTCAACGCAAATCTTATTCCCAAGTACTGATGATGATCATCATAATACAACAATTAGAATTTAAGggtgccttttcttttccatcccAAGGATTCTGTTTTTCTCTTGCAAGAAAACAATCCTGGAACCTCAGATTATTAAAGCATAGAGAAACAGACGTTGTCAATACACATGAAAAATCTGAATAGATAGCTAAAAACTGGAACCACCTCCAAGGTCCATTCCACCTCCAAATCCTCCAATATCAACTCCacttaatgatgatgataaatccCCGCCACCCCCACCAAAGGTGCCTCCAAGATTAATACCTCCGCCACTATTATTTCTGCCACCACCAAGACCACCGATGCCAATACCAAGTAGTGCCGGCAACAATATAGAGCCTAGCTGGTTCAATGAAGAATTCGCCTGCCCCCTTGGTCTCCCATTAGACATAGGCATATTTGATCCAAAAACATTTGAGGTAGCAGCTTTTGGCACATAATTGTTAGGTGCAAGGTTTTGCATGACAGGACCTGTTGCCAGTGGAGTTCCAACAGCCTGATACCGAGGAATACCTGATGCTGGTGCTGCTGATTGGTAGTATTGGGCTTGAGCTTGAGCTGGATTTGGCTGTGATACGGCACAATCCAAGTGAGCATCAAATCCACAGAGGTTGCACCTATAGAGCCATTGCTTGGAACCAAAGTTGTGGCATATGTCACAAGAAAAGCTCATGTTAGGGTAAGGAACAAAGGGTGTAAGATTCAACTGGTGATGATGAGACTGGTGGGTGAGCACCAAGGGCATGGCCGCACATGTGGTATGGATATAAATGTTGCAAGTTCCACAATGGTAAGAGAAACCATTTCCTTGCTTCCCACACGCATCACAGTTGAATAAGTCTCCAGGATACATGGGGGTTGAGAGGAGAGACAGAACATGGTTTTGGTGATATGGATGAGTGATCTGTTGAGGCATTTGGGAACAAGAAACATGAAGAAAGTAGTTGCACTGTGTGCAAGAGTAGATCCATCCCGAGATCTTGAGCTTGCAACCTGAACATGAAGCTAGGCAAAGCGTCTGTTGGGGCTGGTAATTGGAGAGCTGTAATGGGTGTGGATGGCTGAAATGCTGAATTGCAGCTTCAGTTTGGGCAGGTAGCCTCCCCATGAACCTcagattttctctcttctctcaacTTGTTTTTAGTGGTAAATCAAACTCTTCTGCTCAAATTCGCAAGATATCCACACACAGTGCTACCGTTGACTCTGCTATCAAGCAAAGTCAACTAAAGATGCGGTAGAGTTTCCAGGTCAAGTTGCTTTTGTTTAACATGTTTTGATAACCATAAGAGCACTAAGGGATTTGAAAACTAAAACTCTGAGCTGGATGGAACAAAGTAGCTGGTTGGTGGCAGGCCATGACAAATTCGTATGGAACCTAACAAGTGGTTCACAGGCAATTTTTACTAAGCTGAAAGGAAAAAGGTTGGGGAAATTGCTGAACCTACTAGTTACTGTGACAGGCTAATGATGAGGCTAAGGCTCAAGTGCTGACATTAAAAGAGAGGTTAATTGACAGTATAATGAATTGATTCTTCAACCTTGCTTTCTTTCTACTTTCTCAGCACTGCCTACACCAGAAACCACTCTTAGCACATAGAAAGCAATAAGACCTTATAACTATCGAAGAGATTCAACTTTCTGGCAATGCCACTTTGGAATAATGAACCTTCAGAGAAGCAACTAGGTCCGTTCTCACCAAATCTTGTTCACTGTTCAGTTAGCCGCACTCGTTGAACAAATATTATGCTTCTATTATACAACCAATCTAACTATCAAATTGTATATTATTATTGACCTTGACTTTTCCTTATCTTGAGGATGTAATAGAGTACGGAATGAGGAGATGCATATCCTGATATCCCAATATAAAATTCTAGTTCACTTTGGGGTTAAGAGAATCCTGCTTATATGCGACCTTGCCTGCCAAATTCTAGCAGTAGAATTTACTTGAGTAAATACTCTAAGATGGAGGAGATGCAGAAGTTGAGAGCAGAATTACCAACGTTTTTCGCTAAAGACACTTGTTGGAATCCTTGTGAGAGGCCAATATGATCATAGGAACGACTTCATGGTTGTCTATCATGTAAGTTTGCAAGCATGCATTCTCCTTCTCACAATCCATGAGAATTGTATACCTCAATTTTTAgcatgatggtttttaatttaattttatgtgggttaaaatataaaattaaaaatttattttgatgaaaaatataatttatcaacTTGCACGGAAACTATAAACTATAATATGCTTTTGCTATTTTATCCTTATCATtaagataaatataattattcgttttcaaatttaattattaatcatacttaaattttaaaaaacaaaataagtctTTCTCCCTTCCGGTCACCGACCATcattctctcttcctctctctccgCAACTCCCTTACTATCACAGTGCCATCAATAGCTCCAGCAACCGGGAGCAAACATAAGCCACCagtcaaggttgtcaaaaacacatttttaacacggcacggaaaatgcaaaataaacttGGATCGTAAAAAcgaatcgtaaaatcataaagaattatatatatatatatatagttaagtATCTTAAAATgtatggttcaaataaaaattcatacatagttcaagcaacttaaaatacatggtttaaataaaaatttatatatattaaaataattttttttatttttaatattaatacatcaaaataattgaaaaatataaaaaaaaagaacaagaaatacatgaataaggaaattgagtttttattaaagataaagataaacattttctttcctctttgattcaagttattagAATCTAACAAGTATTTAATTGtcattggtttttattttataaatcatgtTACTCGTGAGCAGAGATAATTttgacttaaaattttaattattttttttatgaatatatattttaatgtttatataattaaataaaaataaattttaaaaaatgttacatGAGATCACATTGGCTAGTACTCTTAGCATTTAAGAACACATTAGCTAAGCCCGGGTCATGTCCGTTGAAGTGAAGGCAAGAGGGCATGTATTGGGAATCGAGCCTGACAAGGAAGTGCACTATTGCAGCATATATGTCATCCCTTTCGGGCGTAGCTGGCGCCTGACAACACATCTTTGGTGTGGACAAATGGCATGTCGTTATTGGTCTGGAGGAAACATATAATGCACTATTACAGTGCAgtatatgtttttgttaaaatcataaaatcagaactaaaatcatgattttttacgATTTTACCGATTTCACTCGAATTCAacccaattttattaattttcaagtttttaaggTGATTCAGCACGTTAAACATatattaacttgtaaaatcatactattttacgagttaaatcgcgattttaacaaccttaccagcagcagcagcagcagagagAACCCTTCTATCCTTTCCTCCTCTCCTACTGCTGCACCCCGCATGTCCAGCAGCAGCCTTCTTTTCGGTCCAGCACTTGGAGCAACACCAGTATCGCAgtgcaacaacaacaaatagcACATACAAGCTTCACTGTGCTCCTCTCGTCCTCCATTAAAGCAACATTTGGAAACCCTCCTTCACGCCACCAACGTTGTCTCCATCGTGAACATCAAGTCGGACTGTCAACCGTAATGGCGGATCTATGAATTTTTCCTGCCCTGGGCTATTAAGTAGatatacataaattattttccaagatCAATcattaacttatatatataaatttatcaagttaacaataaatttttaatttggatttaaaatatataaaattgaaaaaaaataaaaataaattatactattaAAGTTGCACCCTTCCATGTTTTATGGAATAAAATTCATCTATGATCGAATCTAAATCAATATCTTCAGCAAGCTCTCGTTCAATgtaaatcatcataaaatatgctaaaaacttatcttttattttattgtgaaacacaattttaacatgttttattgCTGAAAATGCTCGCTTTATAGTGACAATGAAAAtagacaaaatcaaaataagacaaatcaacttatcaatcaaatgatagtgttgtgacttatttattttaattaatcctcGACATAATTCAAAAATGGTAGACATATTCTAAAAGTTCTTATGATGAATCACGTCAATCTAATAATGCTCTATCTGAGATCTCAAATAATACATCTCTTGTTCATTGGAATC from the Populus nigra chromosome 1, ddPopNigr1.1, whole genome shotgun sequence genome contains:
- the LOC133699310 gene encoding protein VACUOLELESS GAMETOPHYTES, with the translated sequence MGRLPAQTEAAIQHFSHPHPLQLSNYQPQQTLCLASCSGCKLKISGWIYSCTQCNYFLHVSCSQMPQQITHPYHQNHVLSLLSTPMYPGDLFNCDACGKQGNGFSYHCGTCNIYIHTTCAAMPLVLTHQSHHHQLNLTPFVPYPNMSFSCDICHNFGSKQWLYRCNLCGFDAHLDCAVSQPNPAQAQAQYYQSAAPASGIPRYQAVGTPLATGPVMQNLAPNNYVPKAATSNVFGSNMPMSNGRPRGQANSSLNQLGSILLPALLGIGIGGLGGGRNNSGGGINLGGTFGGGGGDLSSSLSGVDIGGFGGGMDLGGGSSF